CATGTCCCGTGACAGCGACCCGCCCCGGACCGACGACCGGGGTGTAGCGACGGTTCGCGACCGCCTCGCGGAGGGCCCCGACCGCCGGGAGTTCCTCCGGGCGGCGGCAGGCACGGGCTACGCGCTCGGGGTGGCGCGACTGCTCGGCGTCGAGGACGTCCTGCGCGCCGACGGCGAGGTGGAGGTCGTGACGGCGCTCGTCCACGACGAGGACGACCCGTGGTCGGTGACGCGGCGGACGAAGAGCGTCCCTGCGAGGTGGTACGCGGCCGTTTCGAAGGCCTTCGAGGTGAACGAGGCGCTGGCCGACCGGGGGCTCGCCGGCTACCTCGGTAGCGCGGTCGTCCCGGGCGACTACGACCGGGGCGGCGCCCGACTCACCGTCGAAGTCTCCGCGGACGTCAACGACGTCAGGGAGGCCCTCGAAGAGATCGTCGGCGGCGTCGCGCTCGACGTGGAGGCGATCGACGACGTCGGAGACGTCGAGGACATGGAGAACGACCCGAAACTCTCCGAGCCCCGCTATCTCGACGCCGCCGACGACGGGCGGGTCCCCGGCGGGGTCAGTTGCGAGACGAGGACCAGCATGGCGACGCTCGCGCCCGCGCTCTTCCACCCGGACCACGGGAAGCCGTTCTTCGTCACCGCCCGCCACGCGTTCGGCGACGGCTCGGACGTCCGCGGCGACCCGATCACGGTGCCGCTGGCCGACGGCGACACCCTCGACGCCGGCGAGGTCCGGTTCGACCACCCCGTCGAGGACTTCGTCGCCGCCGAGGCGACCGGCCCCTACCGGGCGGCCGCGGCGATTCGGGCCGGCCGCCCGGTTCGCGTCCGCGGCCAACTCACCCGGTGGGGGCTGGCCGACGTCGCCGCCCGCGGCGACCACCTCGAGAAGGTCGCCGCGCGGACCGGCCACACCACTGGTCGGATCAGCGGCATCGACGCGGTGACGTGTTTCACCGACGAGGTCTGCCGGCGCGGCCAACTCCGCTGGGGCGAGGAGTCCGACCTGACCGACGGCGACAGCGGCTCCGTCAGCTACTACCCCGATCCCGAGGCGCCGGACGGCGGCGTCCTCGTCGCCAGTTTCAACAACGCCCGGACGTGGTGGCCCGGGCAGAGCTACATCTGGGGGACCGCCGCCTACCGGCTGGCCGAGACGTACGGCTACCACTTCTGACCATGTCCCGGGAATCCACGCTCCGCTCGCTGCGCGCCGCCGCGGTCGCCGTCGGTCGCGTCCTCACCGACGCGCTCGTCCTCGCGCTGTGGGTGGTCCTCCTCGCGTTGCTGTTCCTCGCGACCGGCTGGCCCCGCTGGGGGTTCTACGCGCTGCTGGTCCTCGGAATCGCGGCCTACGTGCTGGTGACGGCGCCGTGGAGCGGACGCGGCGCGTGAGCTACCCGAGGGTCCCCTCGAGCAGGTCGATCAGGGACTCGTTGCCGACGTGCAGCGGCGTCCGCTGGTGGAGTTCCGTCGGTTCGACGTCGAGCAGCGACCGCTCGCCGTTCGAGGAGCGCCCGCCCGCCTGCTCGATCACGTACCCGATGGGGTTGCCCTCGAACTGCAGGCGGAGCTTTCCGTTCGGTGCCGATTCGAGGCCGGGGTAGGCGAACGTGCCGCCGTAGGTGAGCACCTGGTTGACGTCGGCGATCATCGCGCCGCCGTAGCGGAGTTTCATCTCGGGGTCGGACTCGACCTCGCGGGCGTACCGGCGGAAGTCCTCGGGCCAGTCCGGGACGCGCCCGCCGAAGCCGTACACGAGCGGGTCGTCGGGGAGGGTGACGTCCGCCTCGACGAGCGACGCCCCCTCGTCGGTGAGTTCGTACTTGCGAACGCCGTCGTCGTCGGCGACGGCCATCGTCGTGATCGGCCCGTAGAGGACGTAGCCGCCGGCGACGAGGTCGCGCCCGCTCGCGGGCAGCGGCGCGTCGTAGACGCCGAAGATCGTCCCCATCGTGTTGTTCGACTTGAGGTTCGACGAGCCGTCGAGCGGGTCGACGGCGACGCCGAAGCGACCGTTGCCGGCGTCGACGACCTCGGGTCGCTCCTCGCTTGCGTACTCGGCGACGCCGTCGATCGCCGTGAGTCGCTCGGCGAGCAGGTCGTCGGCCCAGAGGTCGGCCTCGGCCTGGGTCTCGCCGCTCGGGTTCTCCTCGTCGACGTCGCCGCGACGGCCGACGAGGCCGCGCCTGATCTCGGTGGCCGAGCGGGCGACCGTCGAGACGACGGCGTCGACGGTGGAGTCGGCCGCTGCGGTCGCGGTTGCGGTGTCGGACACGGTCACCCCTCGAGGGCCGTGTCGGCGGTTTCGCCCCCGTATATCACCTTCTCGAGGCCGTCGAGGATCCGCGTCGGGTCCTCGCGCTGCCAGACGTTGCGCCCGACGGCGAGCCCCTCGCAGCCGGCGTCGACGGCGGACTCGACGGTCGAGAGGAACTCGTAGTCCGACGTCTTCGATCCGCCGCTCATGACGACCTTCGTGTCGCCGGCGGCCTCGCAGGCGTGGGCCATCGCCTCGCGGCTGCCGGGGTACTTCACCTTCGCGACGTCGGCGCCGAGTTCGAGGGCGATCCGGGCCGCATAGGAGATCGTCGAGGGCTTCGTGTCGTTTTTCAGCCCCTGTCCGCGCGGGTACGACCACATGACGACCGGCAGGTCGTACTCGCGGGCGGCCTCGTGGATCTCGCGGAACTCCTCGAACATCTCGACCTCGTGGTTCGAGCCGCTGTAGACGGTGAAGCCGACGGCGTCGGCGCCGAGTTCGACCGCGTAGTCGACCGAGCAGTTGATCGCCGAGTCCGGCTCGCCCATCCACATGTTCGAGGTGCCGTTGAGCTTGACGAGGAGGTTGACGTCGTCCTCGTAGCTCGGATAGTAGCCCTCGGCGACGCCCTTCTGGACCGCCATCGCGGTCACCGCGTCGTGGGTCGCCGTCTCGAAGACGGTCGCCGGATCGAGCTTCTCCGGGACCGCTTCGAAGTCGACGGGCCCGTGTTCGAGCCCGTGGTCCATCGCCAGGATCAACACGTTGCCGTCGCGGACGATCGGGGAATCGTCGATCGGGATCATCTGGTCGTAGGTCCAACGGCGCGCTATATATTTTTGGCGCTCCGGGCCCATGAAAAATACTTCTTAGAGTAGTAAATCCCTCCGGTTACCGGTCGCTCGGGGGCGAAAGATAGTTCGTTCGACCGACCGCGGCGAGAAACGAACGGCGTTCGAGGCCTCGATGTCCGGTTCAATCGACGAGTTCGCGGGCGTTGTGCCGCCACGTGCGCACGTGCAGGACGTTCAGGTCGAGCGCATCGGCCACCTCCGCGGCGGGGGCGGTCGCCAGCCGCTCGGCCGAGTTGATCCCGGCCTCCGCCAGCCGCTCGGCGTTCTCGGGGCCGACGCCCGTGACGGCCGTCACCGGGGTCGGCCGGGGCCACGGCCGCTCCTCGCTCGCGTCGTCGTCGCGGTCCGACGTCCGGGGCGGCTCGAACGCCTGCCAGTCCTCGTCGGCGCTGCGCTCGACCCACTCGCGCTCGGCCTCGCCGAGGCCGCGGACCTCCTCCGACCGGCGGTCGAGGTCGCCGTCGGTCTCGAACGACCACGGCAGCGAGAAGCGCCGGCGCAGCGAGTCGGCGACCGCCTCGTCGACGCCCGCGTCCAGCAGCGTCCGGTACGAACAGTCCTTGCTCGAAACGACCGCGGGCTCGACGCCCGCCGCCTCGAGCGCCGCGCGCTCGTCCGGCTCGAGCGCCGCGACGATGTCCCCCGAATCTTCGACCACGTTGTTCTTGCTCACGCGACTCACCGGATCGTCTGTAACTCAAACCCGCTGCCCTTGAAAGTTGCCCTCGGAAATCGCCGGACGCCGCGACGTCTGACGCGCCCGCGGTGGCGACGCCCGCGGCCGATTCGCCCCGCACCTCACCGGCAGGCTTACGACCCGGTCCCAAGAAGTGCCCCGCATGGTACGCGAGACGATCGACCGCGTCGGCGTCGTCGGCGCGGGCACGATGGGCAGCGGCATCGCGCAGGTCGCCGCGACGAACGGCTACGACGTCGTGATGCGCGACGTCGAGGCGGAGTTCGTCGAGAACGGGTTCGACTCCATCGAGGACAGTCTGGGCCGACTCGACGCCAAGGACGCCCTCGAAGCGGACCCGGAGACGGTCCTCGGGCGCGTCGAGGGGACGACGACGCTCGCGGACCTGGCCGACTGCGACGTGGTCGTCGAGGCCGCCGTCGAGGACATGGACGTCAAGAAGGAGATTTTCCGGGACCTCGAGGCAGTCTGCGACGAGGACGTGCTGCTGGCGACGAACACGAGCACGCTCTCGATCACGTCCATCGCCTCGCCGCTCTCGAACCCCGAGCGCGTGATCGGCCTGCACTTCATGAACCCCGTCCCGATCATGGAGGGTGTCGAGGTCGTCGTCGGCGAGAAGACGAGCGACGAGGTGACGGCCCTCGCCCACGACCTCGCCGCGGACCTCGGGAAGACCACCTGGGAGTCCGACGACAAGCCCGGCTTCGTCACGAACCGCATCCTGATGCCCTGGATCAACGAGGGCATCCGCGCCTACGACGAGGACGTCGCCTCGAAGGAGGACATCGACCGCGGGATGACCCTCGGGACGAACGTCCCGATGGGGCCGCTGACGCTCGCCGACCATATCGGGCTAGACGTCTGCCTGCACGCCTCCGAGACGCTCTACGAGGAACTCGGCGACCGCTACAAGCCGGCGTACCTGCTCAAGCGCAAGGTCGAGGCGGGCGACCTCGGGAAGAAGACGGGGCGGGGCTTCTACGAGTACTGAGGCCAGCACGGCCTCGCGTTCGTCCGACGCCCCCTCACTGGTGCAGCGGCTTCTCGGCCATCTCGCGGCGCAACTCCTCGAGGTTCGACCGGGAGACGCCGTGCTCGAACTGCTGGAGCAGCGCGTACACCTCCGCGCGGGAGACCTTGACGTTGCCCTCGCGGACGACGTCCTCGGGGCGCTCGCGCAGTTCCCGCAGGGTGCCGACCGCGAGCAGGTACGGAATCGCCCACGCCGAGAGGGTGTTGCCGCGGTGTTCGGGGACGACTTCGAGGTAGCGCTGGGCGTCGTCGAGGTAGCCCTCGGCGCGGCCGATCACCCGGCGGATCACGTTCGTCACGCCGCCGTGGTTGTCGGCGTCGGTGACGCGCTCGACGTCGACGTCCTCCTCGGCGAGCCACTCGGCGGGGAGGTAGACGTTGTTCTCCTCGTGGTAGTCACGCTGGACGTCCTTGGCGATGTTGACCAACTGGAGCAGCAGGGCGAACGCGCGGGCGTTGTCGCGCAGTTCCGCGGCGCGCTCGCCGGAGGCCCCGCGCGCGACGAGGCCGGTGATGAGCGTCCCGACGGTGCCGGCGGCGTACCAGCAGTACTCCTCGAGTTCCTCGAGGGTCTGCAGTCGGAGGCCGCCCTCGTCGGCGTAGCGGTCGGTGAACATCGCCATCCCGCCGACGAGTTCGCGCACCGGGTCGCGCATGATCTCGCGGGGTTCGTCCGCGAGGGCCTCGAAGGTCCGCAGCACGCGGGGCGTCTCCGCGACGACCGTCCAGTCGTCGTCGCGGTCCTCGGGAGCCGGCAGCCACGGCTCGACGTCCGCCATGAACCGGTCGACGTCGTAGCCGTCGGTCGGATCCAGTAGTCGGTTGTAGTTGGTGAGCAGTTCCGTCTGCGTCGCCGGCGGGATGTGTCCCGCGTCCTCGATCGTGTCGGCGACCCTACAGAGGAGATACCCCAGACAGATGTGCCTCGCCATCGGCTCTTCGAGTCGGTCGACTGTGATCGAAAACGTCCGCGAGACGCCATGGACCGCCTCGTAGCACCACTCGAGGTCGGCTTCGATCGTGACGTCGTGCTGGCCCGTAGTCATCTACTCGTTGCCGTTTCGACCGCATCCCGCAAAAACACCCCGGTCGCGGAACTCGTCTCGCCGGCCGCCGAACCCGGTACAAAAACAGTAAAGGATCGACCCCCCCATTGATCGCCCATGGACTTCGCGCTCACGCCGGAGCAACGACAGATCAGGGAGATGGTCGCCGAATTCGTCGACGAGGAGGTCGTCCCCGTCGCCGACGAGATCGACCACGACGACGAGTTCCCCCGCGAGTTGGTGAGCGAGATGGCCGACCTCGGCCTCATGGGAATGCCCTTCCCCGAGGAGTACGGCGGCGCCGGTCTCGATTACCACTCCTACGCGATCGGCATCGAGGAGATCTCGCGCGGGTCGGGCGGCCTCGGGACGATCGTCGCCGCCCACATCTCGCTGGCGGGCAACATGATCTACGAGTTCGGCGACGAGGCCCAGAAGGAGGAGTACCTGACCCCCCTCGCCGAGGGCCGGGACATCGGGGCGTTCGCGCTCTCGGAGGCCGGCGCGGGCAGCGACGTCCCGTCGATGGAGACGACCGCCGAACGCGACGGCGACGAGTACGTCCTGAACGGCGGCAAACTCTGGATCTCGAACGGTTCGGTCGCCGACACGATCACCGTCTTCGCGAAGACCGACCCCGAGGCGGGCAACCGCGGCATCTCCTCGTTCGTCGTCCGCCCCGACGAGGACGACGGCTTCCACGTCGAGGGCACCGAGGAGAAACTCGGCGACAAGGGCTGTCCGACCGCCGAACTCCGCTTCGACGACCTCCGGGTCCCCGAAGACCGCCTCATCGGCGAGGAGGGCGACGGCTTCGTGCAGGCGCTCAAGACGCTGAACGGCGGCCGGATCACCATCGCCGCCCGCGGGGTCGGCATCGCCCGCGCCGCGTTCGACGAGGCCCGCCGGTACGCGAAAGAGCGCGAGCAGTTCGGCCAGCCCATCGGCGAGTTCCAGTCGATCAAGCACAAACTGGCGGACATGGACACGAAGATCCAGGCCGCCAAACTGCTGATGCACAAGGCCGCCGACAACAAGATCCGCGGCGAGGACTACATCAAGGAGGCCGCCCAGGCGAAACTCTACGCGAGCGAGGTCTCCCGCGAGGTGGCAAACG
The Salinilacihabitans rarus DNA segment above includes these coding regions:
- a CDS encoding class 1 fructose-bisphosphatase; this encodes MSDTATATAAADSTVDAVVSTVARSATEIRRGLVGRRGDVDEENPSGETQAEADLWADDLLAERLTAIDGVAEYASEERPEVVDAGNGRFGVAVDPLDGSSNLKSNNTMGTIFGVYDAPLPASGRDLVAGGYVLYGPITTMAVADDDGVRKYELTDEGASLVEADVTLPDDPLVYGFGGRVPDWPEDFRRYAREVESDPEMKLRYGGAMIADVNQVLTYGGTFAYPGLESAPNGKLRLQFEGNPIGYVIEQAGGRSSNGERSLLDVEPTELHQRTPLHVGNESLIDLLEGTLG
- a CDS encoding class I fructose-bisphosphate aldolase, translated to MIPIDDSPIVRDGNVLILAMDHGLEHGPVDFEAVPEKLDPATVFETATHDAVTAMAVQKGVAEGYYPSYEDDVNLLVKLNGTSNMWMGEPDSAINCSVDYAVELGADAVGFTVYSGSNHEVEMFEEFREIHEAAREYDLPVVMWSYPRGQGLKNDTKPSTISYAARIALELGADVAKVKYPGSREAMAHACEAAGDTKVVMSGGSKTSDYEFLSTVESAVDAGCEGLAVGRNVWQREDPTRILDGLEKVIYGGETADTALEG
- a CDS encoding 3-hydroxyacyl-CoA dehydrogenase family protein; this encodes MVRETIDRVGVVGAGTMGSGIAQVAATNGYDVVMRDVEAEFVENGFDSIEDSLGRLDAKDALEADPETVLGRVEGTTTLADLADCDVVVEAAVEDMDVKKEIFRDLEAVCDEDVLLATNTSTLSITSIASPLSNPERVIGLHFMNPVPIMEGVEVVVGEKTSDEVTALAHDLAADLGKTTWESDDKPGFVTNRILMPWINEGIRAYDEDVASKEDIDRGMTLGTNVPMGPLTLADHIGLDVCLHASETLYEELGDRYKPAYLLKRKVEAGDLGKKTGRGFYEY
- a CDS encoding phytoene/squalene synthase family protein, translated to MTTGQHDVTIEADLEWCYEAVHGVSRTFSITVDRLEEPMARHICLGYLLCRVADTIEDAGHIPPATQTELLTNYNRLLDPTDGYDVDRFMADVEPWLPAPEDRDDDWTVVAETPRVLRTFEALADEPREIMRDPVRELVGGMAMFTDRYADEGGLRLQTLEELEEYCWYAAGTVGTLITGLVARGASGERAAELRDNARAFALLLQLVNIAKDVQRDYHEENNVYLPAEWLAEEDVDVERVTDADNHGGVTNVIRRVIGRAEGYLDDAQRYLEVVPEHRGNTLSAWAIPYLLAVGTLRELRERPEDVVREGNVKVSRAEVYALLQQFEHGVSRSNLEELRREMAEKPLHQ
- a CDS encoding acyl-CoA dehydrogenase, whose protein sequence is MDFALTPEQRQIREMVAEFVDEEVVPVADEIDHDDEFPRELVSEMADLGLMGMPFPEEYGGAGLDYHSYAIGIEEISRGSGGLGTIVAAHISLAGNMIYEFGDEAQKEEYLTPLAEGRDIGAFALSEAGAGSDVPSMETTAERDGDEYVLNGGKLWISNGSVADTITVFAKTDPEAGNRGISSFVVRPDEDDGFHVEGTEEKLGDKGCPTAELRFDDLRVPEDRLIGEEGDGFVQALKTLNGGRITIAARGVGIARAAFDEARRYAKEREQFGQPIGEFQSIKHKLADMDTKIQAAKLLMHKAADNKIRGEDYIKEAAQAKLYASEVSREVANEGIQIHGGYGYTKDFAAERFYRDAKLNEIYEGTSEILRNTIGDRLLK